AACATTAAGATCTACCATGAAGGTAGCATTAGAATCATCAAAATGATGAGTTCTACTTGGTTTGAGACTGCACTTTCCAAGAAGAGTGGTGTTATCACTAAGATGTTCAGACGAGTTGTTACTAGATGAAGCATGATTTGGTCTAGACGCATCTGACCAGGAGAAGACAACTTGTTGCCAGAAGAGATAGGTGTTTGACTCATTATAGATTACCTCGTCATCAGAATTCTAGGTCTTCCTAGGATTAGCCAAGGTCTTCCTAGGATTAGCCAGGACTAGATGCCCACATTCTTGATTCTTTCAATTTTTGCAATTTTTAGAGGtcttttatcaataataaacaatattattGCTATGTTGTCAAGCATAACAAGTACtctttttatcttcttgaaGTGATTCATACTCTTCATCACTGCTAAGAACATTTTCTTGAAGAAATAAGGAGGAAGGTGCAATCGAGGGTGAGTTACACATATTGGTGAGATAATGGACTAGGGTccataaaatttaacattaccCGGTTCGAGGAGTTTGACTATGGATACTTATTCTAAAGATTTCTTTAGGGCTAGGCGAAGTTCTTCATTCCTTTGTTCATCATCTTTAGGGGTCAGAGATTGGAGAAGGACTGAATGTAAATGACTTTTGGGTAATTTTGGGCTGGATGAGACAAGTTGTGTTGGGATGTTGGGTTGAAGAGGTAGTCTCGGCCCCTCTTTTTGGTTGGGCTGCTGAGCTTGATGAAAGTGGTGTAAGAAGTACTTGTTCAGGTTCAATGGAAGATTCCACACTCATATTCTTCTAAGACATTGactcaataattattattaagggaTTTAAACAATTTTCACCTAAATCAAACTGTAATAATTGTTATCACAAAGCACATCATAAATTGAAGTCCATCTAGAAAGCTACCTACAAAGAACAAGAAAGGAATGGTGGACAACCGAAAAATGTAGCATAGATAAGtatagaagaaagaagaaaacactAGAGAATGAGagtaaaatgaaattgaaattaagtagaaatctatctatctatctatatatatatatatatatatatatatatttattgcttTGAGAATATGAAAACAAAGTTATTATATTCAACGTAATTCTAACTTAAAAACCACTAACAAATCATAAagctaaattttttaaaataactaagaataaaagaaagatttatgatataatttttcaatGCAATGGTGATTATACTGAATGCCTACATAGGCTGACCTCCATCAGGATGAGCTCCTTCAATTGATCTTTTTAGGCCGAACTCCTTCACCTAGGGTCTTACAAGGTAGAGCTCCTTCAACGAGCTCTCATAACGGACTGATCATAGCATGGCTAGAACAACATGGCTGAGCAGGATTACAATATGGTTAAAGCATAATGGTCAACTAGTCTTAGCACAATCATAATCAAACATGGCGGATCAATCAGAGCATGGTCAGATTAACAATGATAATAAGAAATCAACATCTTAATATAGACTACGATGTGATTAGGCTGACAAAAAGATAAAAGCTCATCATAATTACTATATATAAATGTCTTATATATGACTTTAACATAACACACATTTTATGCAAATGACAGTTAGAAATGAATGCACATTATGTCAAAGTCATACCTTCTACCTTTATATACAATAGTTATGAtgaatctttatttattttattgaccTAATTAGAGTCTAATCATACTTTATTTCCATTAAGAAATCGAtttgttattatcattattaatctGACATCACTATGATCGGGTAAgtcattttgtgattggtcAACCATGCTATGATTGGTTGGCCGTGTTTAATCTATCAATGTAGAGTAGACAACCAAAAGAGCTTGGGTCGGGAGGAATATAGCCTTGGAGACAAGGAGGTCAGTTTGGAGAATGTCAACCCGGAGGAAGCCGATCATGAAGAGATTGGCCTAGAGCTCTATTATACAACCTTTGAGAGAGCTCAACTTGAATGAACACGGGCTTCAAAAGCTTAACTTGGATGAACTTGGCCTTTCGATAACTCGCTATATAGGCATACAGTACAAGTTTAAAACGAATAAACGAATAAACGCTTTTAAACAGCGAAGCCACCGACATCGTAAACCCAAACCACGAAAGGGGCCCCAAAGCAGCACTCGTAACGTCGTTCTATACCACTGGTCTGAGCACCACACCACCCACAATCCCAAGAGACTCCATCTTTTTCGCGCAGCAGACAAAAATCCTAGCCACCAACCTAAATCCTATCAACGAACAATTACGAAGAAAAAGAGACCAACAATTTCATCAACAATTTGTCGTTTTGTGCCACTTCATCCaacaattacaaaattaatatccACGCCATTGGTGTTAACGTAGCATTTCTCCTAAAATATACATGGTCATCGGATTAGCCGTAGCCATAAGACAACATGCTGTTGGCTCAACCCATTTATTTCTCTCCCAACTTTCCCACTCTCACCAAGAAGACAAGTTTCAGAGCTTCACTTCAGCCCCACAACAATTTTCCTCCTCTCAGAGTTTCACCAATGCCAAAACCACTTGGTGTGAGAGCAAGAATCAAAACCCTGTCGGTTCCGTTTCAGAAAAAGAGTGCTGTCCAAATCTGCCATAGCTTGAAGAAAGAGAGCGAAGTTGGTGGGAATGATGGGAGAGACTGGACAACCTCCTTTTTGCTCTTTCTCCTGTGGGCAGCACTTATCTACTATGTCTTCTTTCTCTCCCCAAACCAGACCCCGGTATGTTCTTTACTGTTCTTTCCAATTTGAAATATGCTAATCATCATATATGCTGTATTTTCGAACCATGATTTTCGTATGGATGGGATACGATTGGATATTCGAATGTGTATTACTTGTGATTTGTTTATATCAGTTcatttgagaataaaaaataattgtagaGGAAATATAATCTCCACCACAACAACAAAACCTTCTAATATTATTTGAGAATCAGAATTATAGTTATTATCCACAAAATGATTTTTGCTAGAATCGTTGCAAAAATAAGGCTCATTGAGCTGAGGGAAACTATTGGCAGGTCTAAAGAGATTCAACAATGTCAGAGTCCCTCGTGGACTAAAATATGAAATCAATATACTGTGTAAGATCTTTAAAGATTCAATATACTCTTTGGTCCTCTTATAAGAGCACAAAAGTAGTCAATGGCGAACCTAGAGTCACTTTATGGTAGATAGTTTCACCTCAtcatttttttgaaattataattactgtattaaacttttattcttttaccGCCTTAAATTTATGTATTGACCCTGCATTTGAGTGAGAGACTCATATATTGATGTAAGAGTATGTGATTATACTTTATGCCCTCCATTGGTCCAGGGTCTTGGATTCATCACAGAAATTAGCCTTTGCAGTTTTTATCTTCctatgcttttattttttcctttccttttgtCTTAACCTGTGAGATTTTACTTTCATTCAGTCAAGGGATACATATTTCCTGAAAAAGCTCCTGAATCTGAAAGGGGATGATGGTTTCAGAATGAATGAAGTGTTAGTATCATTGTGGTATATAATGGGCTTGTGGCCATTGGTATATAGCATGCTCTTGCTTCCTACAGGAAGAAGGTACTTCCCTTTGATCTATATATTTGTCcaacataaataatatgtttcttttatcaGATTTCAAGCCACTCATAAACCTCTACCTTTTAGTTGAGTTGTGTTATGAAAATTTATAGTTCTAGGAATTGAGTATGACGTTGTACTAATTATGTGATTACTATTAGTAAGCACCACGTAGTACTAAATCATTCATGTATCATACTATTCAGTGTCCTTTGACCTTGAACACgaattttaagcctaattcaataGATGATACAAATTGCTGCCTACTTGAATCGTACTACAAAAATTGTGAACCATAAACATTGAATTAATTTgcaaatacatattttattaagcCCTGCCGGCCCCCTTGTGCCAgcataaatacaataattttgtgttttcttaTGTATATGTCCTATTTGACAATTCCTGAAGCTGATTTCATATCTTCCATTTGTTGTTCTACAGCTCAAAAAACAGTATTCCTGTATGGCCCTTCCTCATACTTTCATGTTTTGGAGGTGCATATGTACTTCTTCCTTATTTTGTACTTTGGAAACCGCCAGCACCTCCTGTTGAAGAAACTCAGCTTAAAACATGGCCCTTGAATTTTCTGGAATCAAAAGTAACTGCATTGGTAATGCTCATCTCAACCTCATCTTTCAAAGTTGTTCAAGTGAAATTATAGTATTCTGAACAATGATTCCATAGTTAGGTGATTTTACATGATCATAAGAAAAAACACCCCATTTGCAATCTCATGTTTATCTTTGGTGAAACACTTAAAATGCAGTGTACATTTGagttataaaatgattaaaaaattccATTGCAGAGGTTGCCTCATagtgttttatataaaaacatcaTAGTTGTATGTCATTAACAAACACACAACCTGCTGTATACATTGGTGcagtgaaagaaaaatatttggaagGTTTTCATATTCAACTGCTTTTACTCTTATGTTTGATGgaattaatctattttttactttttggaTTCCTCTTCCCattcttttcattcttaaaCTTACCTTATCAATAAAAGCAGCATATGATCATGATGAAACTGAACAACTATGATGGGTTGGAATAGTTTTCAAAAGGTGTTAATCCTCATTGAAAAACTTTCTCCCTAGGCATGCTTGTCAGCATGCCCCTATTATGAAAGATCCATGGGAATAGCCCTATGGACAAATGTATAGCATAATCTCAGTAGTCTCTtctttttgatttattttattgaaggaTGTAACTTATCGTACTTGCACATCAGATATCACTTGTTGCAGGGGTAGCCATCATAATTTATGCTGGTTTAGCTGGACAAGATGTGTGGACAGAATTTTACCAGTATTTCAGGGAAAGCAAATTTGTAAGTTCATAATAAGCATTTTAACAAGTTGGCATGACTATTCATTGTATTCATTATATAAGCATTAGAAATGTCATAGACTTTTTCAATCTTGTTATCGTGATCTTTGCTAAATGAAATGCTAATGTAAATTCAACCATTGCTGGTCTACTAGGCCAAGTTCATGACTACATTAGAATGCAGTTCTTAGACTTCATGTTCATAATTTACACTGtccatttttcataaaattggaaATGTTAGGAGCTAAGGTTGAGTTTTCTTATTGCAGATTCATATTACCTCCATTGATTTTATTGTACTTTCCACATTTGCACCATTCTGGGTTTACAATGACATGACAGCACGAAAATGGTAATTTACATGCCATATAAGTTCTTTGTTCAATTTTTACATTCAGTTCCTAGTCCTAGTTATTTATTTCCTCCGTTCCATGATAACTGCGGTTTTAgtcatgtaaaaaaaaaaattccaaattgACTGATGCTCTCACATTCCAATGAAGTATTAATTCTTTCTCTTCCTAGTTTATCCTCAAATTAATTACGCTTTTTTTCCCATTCAGAgcaatttatttattgaaaaagtgAGACTATTCTagttaagttattttaaaaagtgttACACTTATTATTCTTAATCTGTGTGAGAAGTGTTAACCTAGTTGAGATTAGAGTCGACACAATGATGTTTTAGTTATTGTGGAACGGAGGGAATAAAAGACAATGTAGCACATATTTTAACGCTAATCCAATTTGCAGGTTTGACAAAGGTTCTTGGCTTCTTCCCATATCATTGATACCATATTTAGGGCCTGGTTTATACCTTCTCCTGCGGCCATCATTATCAGCAGTGGCCATTTCGCAAACTCCTGTTGAACCAAAGTGAAATTACATGTGATGACTGCCAATAATACAAGTGCACACGTTCTATGCAACAAAACTTGATTTGGTTTCAAGTTTGGTTCAAGAAGATAATTTCATTCTACACAGTCCACAACAAACTTACATTTcctacatttttattattagatggGATCCAATTTCAAAGAAAGAGCATTATTGTCTTTGTGACATCACTTAGCCAATCATAATCTTTGTACTCAGGTAACTCAAGGAAAAATTCCATTTTAAGGTCCTCCAAATTGATTATTTCagcactctttttttttatcttttttttttttttttatttcattccgTGTCTACAAATGATTGTTGCTAATTGTGGTGTCAATGAAGTTAGTATGACTATATCCATAGTTATATTTTCCCGCATATGACATACtcaattaattatcttttaaatcaattactatattataaatgattactgtattgtatatttaaataactagtAATTATGTTACAAACCAAACAATATAGTGATAAAAAAGAACAGAGAAAATGAGGGCACTGTGATTTGTAAGTTATTTGCAATGCAAAGAAAACTACAATAGGAGGAAACCTCCAATTGCCTATAGCATAGCTCCTATAACAGAAATTCAGAGAATCGCATAATGCCTCTCCCCTTTTGCCTCATCAGACTAAGTAACAGAAACTACTCTCTCACCTCTAACAACCTCTCCACTTACTCATGCTACCTCAGCTTCCCCATTTCCCTTCTTTCTTTTGCGCACATAAACCTTCCATACCTTAGGTATCATATGCCCCTCATAGACCAATGGCTCTTTCATCCCATACACTTGTTGGGCACCAACTATGTCTCTCCCTTCAACAATAGGCTTGTCCTCATAACTGAGATTCGGAAATTGATTCCTAAGCACAATTTCATCCTCCTAGGTGGAATCTTCTGCAGACTTTCCAGCCCACTATATTAACCATTGATTTACTCTTTCTCCTTGTTTCATGATGTTGCAGCGAAAACAGCTAGCGGCTCAACTATTTCTAAATCTGCTGGCAATTCCACTTAAGACTTATAGTCTCCAATCGTTTTCTTAAGAAGTGACACATGGAACATTGAAGGTATCTTAGAGGTAGCAGGAAGTTTCAATGGATAAGCCACCATTCCTACATGCTCTAGCACATCGAAAGGTCCATAATATCGAGCGGACAACTTCAAATTGATACAGACTAATACTGAAGGCTGCCGGTGTGGTTTCAATTTCAAGAAAAACCATTCTCCCACTTGGAAGCAGCGTTCTTGACGATGCTTATCTGCTTGGGTTTTTATCCTATATTGGGCACAAGCAAGGTGGATCTTCTATTATCTAAGTGCTTTATCTCTGTCTAACAATTCCCTTTGGACAACCTGTACTCTGACTTCACCTTGAACCCATCTCACCATAATGGGGGCTTGCAAGCATACATAGCTTCAAAGGGGGTTGTGGTTGTGGACTCATGATAAGTGGTGTTATACCAATATTCAGCCCATTGAACCCATCCCTTTGGTTGGTCTGTAATGAAGCAACACAAATAGGTCTCTAAGCACCTATTCACTACCTCCGTTTGTTGGTCGGTTTGTTGATGATATGACGTGCTCATTTTTAACAATGTGCCTTGTAATCGAAAAAACTCTTTCCAAAAGAAGCTCAATAATAGAGGATCATGATCACTCACCACTGAACTAGGAACACCATGAAGCTGAACCACTTCTTTCACAAATATTTCTGCAATGCTCTTTGCAGTATAAGGGTGTTTCAGAGGAACAATATGACTATATTTAGTCAATCTATAACTATCACCAGAATAGCCTCGTACCCTTTTGATCATGGCAGCCTTGTGATAAAGTCTAAGGAGATATCTTCCCACACCTTTTTCGGAATAGGAAGAGGTTGCAAAAGACCTCTCGGTGCAGCAATGATGTATTTCTGGCATTGACAAGTGCCACAACTCTGAACATAGTCTTGTACAACTTTTTTCATACCTTTCCAATACACATTTGAGGCTATTCGTCTATATGTACGGTAAATGCCTGAGTGTCCTCCTTGAGGGGTCAAATGAAATTATGAGTAGTAGGGGAATCCAAGAGGAATCCTCATTCACCACCAATCTGTTTCCATAGAGCAACACTCCTTGCTTAGATGTGAACTTAGGATACTTATCTGATCCTTGCTGCAACGCTTCTATAACTTGTTGCCATTTCTTGTTTGTATGAACTTCAACTATTATCGCTTGACAATCCACCCATACTggaaaataaatcataatcTGTAGCTCTATTCCTTCTTCATCCTGCCTCGATAAAGCGTCAACtcctttattttccttttccgGTTTATAGATAATTTCGAAACTATATCCCAACAACTTGGCCAATCGATTTTGCTTGCTACCACTCAATATCCACAAATGCAGGAGTTGTTTTAAACTTTTTGGTTCGTGTGTACTTTAAATTTCCTTATAATAAGGTATGGTAGCAAGTGTTGAATAGCCAAAGTTGTTGTCATAAACTCTTTCTCGTAGGCTGATTTGGCTAACTCCTAGTATGGATTCTTGAAACCAAGCCTTCCAAGCTAAAACTGAGCTCGCTTTCCGAGCATACTGACCTTTATTGCCGAGCTTGTTGAGTTTGCTTGCCAAGCTTTTTGTACCTTCTCTGTTACTAAACTTGACTCCACTTCTTAACAATGTTTGCCAACCGCGAACATGAATCATACACACACTTGCCACACACATTCTGGAAATCATCTTCTTTGAGCAAACACCAAACTATCTCCAAAGTTTCGAGTAAACACCACAACACAGAGTGACACCAACCTATCTATGAGGAAACACCAAAATGTAACTCCTCACCACCACTGTTTAACTAATGATATACACCAATACACCAACCAACTATTTAAAGGGGCATTGAAGGCATGAATTCAAGACTCACTTGTGTATGGTCAACAATTCAAAGTTATATAGTCATGTTTGAAGTCAGAAATCTTTCATGCATACTTTAGGAATTTCTCTGCTACATGTGAAAAATAACAGtgcatataaaaaattgttgtgATCATAGATAcgtgaaaagaaaacaaaccaAAAACAATTGCGTAAAAACACAATAATCACTTTCAAATCTCTTCTTTGCAACAGATACGAAATTCACATTAATCTAGCAAATCCtctctttcatcttttaaaaaagAGCACAAAAAAAATCCTTCAAGTCATCGCTCTCTATTCTCCTTCAAAAGTAATTCATTCCAAAAGAGAGAATGGATTGTTTATGCAAACAGCCGACCCAGTAGCATTTTTAGTCTCATTTCGCGTGTGTTTTATGCTAATCCGTGCTTTTGTTgtaatgatttattattatcaacTAATTGCTGATATATCTCGGTTGGactaatgaaaaatgaaaaatatttatggaaacaaaaaaaatacatcaacaCTTAATATatacctaaaaaaaataaaaaaataaaaaaataatagaccTATAAGATATATAATGTAATTAGAAaataactaaaaagaaaaacaaatatacttTAAGTATAGGCAAAATTAGGATGCTGAATAGGTTTTTTCACAATTGCAGCTTTCACTATGTTTTGTTGTTGGATCTGTTACACCTCCCCCTTATTCGCGTATGCTTCTGATGTATATGACTCCATTTTGTTCACTTTTTCTTTAATGTCGTTAGTGAGTGTAAccttttctttacttttccttttttagcactattaaagtaatatatatacaattttaaaaaggCTCCCACGGCCCtatattttaaaaggaaaatgttatttggacAACGAATTTTTGACACACATTTAACAACGCCACGTGTCAGCTGTGCATTGGATacagaatttgaaaataaaactgatAAAGAGTTACGGGACGAGGGGTATTTTGGGATTTccagaataaaatttaaagatttgGGTTTGGTGGTTTAGGGTGGGGAAAGACGTTCGTGCAACCCTTCGATCTTGtgtctcgctctctcgctctgtGGTCCGTCTTCGAAGCTTCCATCTTCGGTGTcgttctctccttcttcttgaAAACGTGCGTTCAAACCTTCGATATTGTCTGTGGCTGTGTGTTCCATCTTGACCCTAGTACGTGCGTTGAACCCTTCCATCCTTTCTGTGGGTCTGTCGTCCACAGAGAAACCCTTCCATTTTGGCATTCGGAAAGCGGGTGTGGTTGTTTTGTTCTGCATTTCGCGTCTGGTGGAGGAGGCCGTGGAGCAGTGGTATCCGTTTTTATTGGTGTAAGTAAAAATGGGCGAGCCTTGACATTGTGTATTACAATGTGTTTTTGGTGTTTCATTAAGTTGAATGATATAACTGAGTGTAGAATGTTATCTTGTTAGGGCCGTTTCAATGGAAGGGAAAAAAGCAAAtgtaagaaaaatttaaattatgtgtTTTGGGCTTTATTTAATAATCGTATGAATTGTatttagtaataaatttttatcattttttttttgtagtggcgACTTCTTATCTCGATGGATTCATCGATCATTATTGAAATGAATCGTTTACTACGACAGTGTCATGTGGATCGGATTAGGATGACTCCATTTATGTGGTGTTTGAATATTCAAAGCCCTGTGgaggtgaatttgaaattattgaaggtTATGGTTTGCAGGTGGGTTGGGCATGATAACAGTTTTAGAGTAAGTCAAAAGTTGGTGCCCTTTAGAGTTATTGATGTGTTCATGAGCATAGGTTTAGAAATAGGTGGTTTAGAGATTCCCTTTGATGAAGTAGTTGGTGGATTGGTGGGTgaaatgttcaaatcaaaaaccATAAGTTTGAATGACTTGAGGGACATGTTTAATGTCATTGTTCATGATAAAAACATTGATGTTGATGTAGTGTgtaggttatatatattagtttgtttggttgttttctatttcCCTAGGAAATCAAGGCATGTTTGTAACATGCCTTTTGCAGTGTTAGATGACTTAGACAgtttgtgtttatatgattggTGCACCGGTGTACATAAACATATTGtagagaatttaaataaatgtaagaagaaaattatgggAGCAGGTATCCCCCAGTCAGTCACTCTTAGTGGCAATGTGGCAGTGTTGTAGGTAATATGATTTGTAGTTAACTATTTTGATGTAGTGCAGAACATTGTGAATTACGTTTGATGaaatgatttgatgatattgTAGGCTTGGGCGGTTGAAAGACTTTCTTTGCATGGTCATCCTTCGCACAGGTTTTTCCCGCGCATAATGCGATGGTTCCCGTATAAATCAAGGACCGAAAAAATAGAGCAGATTTTTATGACCGGAGATGtaagtgttttgtttttcttgattttgtatGTTAATATGGATTGTTTATTGTGTCTGAATTTGTTGTGTGATATTGGTGCAGTTAAATATGGAGTGGTATCTACGAAAGGAAGATCGTCATAGGCCGGAAATCCGTGTAGCTTTCAACATGGATGACGAAGGGATGAGTGAAGGATCCTTGGCTGAAGGATCCAAGGTTgagaaagatgatgatgattatgATGACGGAAGCTCTGATGACGGGACATGGGAAGCAGGTGCCGAGGAGAGATTGAGGAAAAACAATGAAGATATCAGAGCATTGAATGCCAAGATTGGAGTTCTTACTAGGgagttatttgaaatttgtcAAACTCCAATCTTTACTGAAGCAGATGCATGTGGCACTGATGAAGAGGTTGGTGGTGGAGTTGATGAAGCACCTGAAGTTGGAGGTGAGGAGAAGCCTGAAGTTGGGGCAGACGAAGAGGCTGAAGTTCGTCGTGATTGTGGAtttgaagaagaaggtgatggtAATGCAGTTCATGACCCCCTAGGTGCATATACTGAAGCAAGAGGGGAGGATAAAACCGCACATGAAGAGGAGATAGTTTCAAGAACTGTtgataacattaattttattgaaatcgATGATGATGGTGATCAAGAAGAATAGGAGGTTGTACCATTGGTTATACCCCCATTGTGCAGTTTTGTTGGTGATCCAAGCACCACTGTTGATGTACAGCAATTGTACACAGCAGTCAGCGTCAGAGAGATGACCGTATACAGGTATATGCTATGAATTGTAGTTGTGGTTGACAAATCTGTATTGTTTGTGATTGACtaatatttgtatgtttagGGTTGTATGCGAGATAATTGGGCAAACCTTGAGCAACACCTCATTCTACACTTTGGGCCCGATAAAATACGTTGATAACATGGTTAGTATTGTCACATTTGTTGGTGTTTCATGTTTTAGTTTATGTTAGTCatgtgaaaattatttattgtgtaGGTGGTGTTATTTGCTTGTACGATATTTATGTACTTTGAGAAAAGGTTGTGCGGTGTTGTTAAGAGGATTCATTTTAGTCCGTTATActcggtaaataaaatttgatattgtataatatatttgattgaagaaagtatttttgattgatttgttattgatgattttgaaattgtccACAGCACCATATTCTTACAGATTATAGGAAACGTCCACAAAATCTTCATGTATTCACGCTTCATAACTATAACAGTTATCTGCGTTCCGATCATTTTGGACTTGGAGACTTTG
The Vigna angularis cultivar LongXiaoDou No.4 chromosome 5, ASM1680809v1, whole genome shotgun sequence genome window above contains:
- the LOC108338896 gene encoding uncharacterized protein LOC108338896 — its product is MLLAQPIYFSPNFPTLTKKTSFRASLQPHNNFPPLRVSPMPKPLGVRARIKTLSVPFQKKSAVQICHSLKKESEVGGNDGRDWTTSFLLFLLWAALIYYVFFLSPNQTPSRDTYFLKKLLNLKGDDGFRMNEVLVSLWYIMGLWPLVYSMLLLPTGRSSKNSIPVWPFLILSCFGGAYVLLPYFVLWKPPAPPVEETQLKTWPLNFLESKVTALISLVAGVAIIIYAGLAGQDVWTEFYQYFRESKFIHITSIDFIVLSTFAPFWVYNDMTARKWFDKGSWLLPISLIPYLGPGLYLLLRPSLSAVAISQTPVEPK
- the LOC128196604 gene encoding uncharacterized protein LOC128196604 — its product is MDSSIIIEMNRLLRQCHVDRIRMTPFMWCLNIQSPVEVNLKLLKVMVCRWVGHDNSFRVSQKLVPFRVIDVFMSIGLEIGGLEIPFDEVVGGLVGEMFKSKTISLNDLRDMFNVIVHDKNIDVDLNMEWYLRKEDRHRPEIRVAFNMDDEGMSEGSLAEGSKVEKDDDDYDDGSSDDGTWEAGAEERLRKNNEDIRALNAKIGVLTRELFEICQTPIFTEADACGTDEEVGGGVDEAPEVGGEEKPEVGADEEAEVRRDCGFEEEGDGNAVHDPLGAYTEARGEDKTAHEEEIVSRTVDNINFIEIDDDGDQEE